One region of Trachemys scripta elegans isolate TJP31775 chromosome 8, CAS_Tse_1.0, whole genome shotgun sequence genomic DNA includes:
- the POU4F3 gene encoding POU domain, class 4, transcription factor 3, producing the protein MMAMNTKQPFTMHPALQEPKYSSLHSSSEAMRRVCLPAPQGNIFGSFDENLLARAEALAAVDIVSHGKSHPFKPDATYHTMSSVPCTSTSSTAPISHPSALTSHPHHSVHPGLDGDLLDHISPTLTVSGMGAPDHTVMSAQIHPHHLGAMGHLHQAMSMGHPHPVSAHNGMSCISDVESDPRELEAFAERFKQRRIKLGVTQADVGAALANLKIPGVGSLSQSTICRFESLTLSHNNMIALKPVLQAWLEEAEAAYREKNTKPDLFSGSERKRKRTSIAAPEKRSLEAYFAIQPRPSSEKIAAIAEKLDLKKNVVRVWFCNQRQKQKRMKYSAVH; encoded by the exons ATGATGGCCATGAACACCAAGCAGCCTTTCACTATGCACCCTGCCCTGCAGGAGCCCAAGTACTCCAGCTTGCATTCCAGTTCAGAGGCGATGCGCAGAGTTTGCCTTCCAGCCCCGCAG GGCAATATATTTGGAAGCTTTGATGAGAATCTGCTGGCCCGCGCTGAAGCTCTGGCGGCTGTGGATATTGTCTCCCACGGCAAGAGCCATCCGTTCAAGCCAGACGCGACCTACCATACCATGAGCAGTGTCCCATGCACGTCTACCTCCTCCACAGCGCCCATCTCGCATCCTTCGGCCCTGACCTCGCATCCCCACCACTCGGTGCACCCGGGGTTGGATGGAGACCTCTTGGACCACATCTCCCCAACGCTGACCGTGAGCGGCATGGGGGCCCCCGACCACACGGTGATGTCGGCTCAGATTCACCCCCACCACCTGGGCGCCATGGGGCACCTGCACCAAGCCATGAGCATGGGCCACCCGCACCCGGTCTCGGCTCACAACGGCATGTCCTGCATCAGCGACGTGGAGTCGgatcccagggagctggaggcttTCGCCGAGAGGTTCAAACAGAGGCGGATCAAGCTGGGGGTGACCCAGGCGGATGTAGGGGCGGCTCTGGCCAACCTCAAGATCCCCGGCGTGGGCTCGCTCAGCCAAAGCACCATCTGCCGGTTCGAGTCTCTCACCCTGTCCCACAACAACATGATCGCCCTGAAGCCCGTGCTCcaagcctggctggaggaggctgaAGCTGCCTACAGGGAGAAGAACACCAAGCCGGACCTGTTCAGTGGCAGCGAGAGGAAACGCAAGCGGACCTCCATCGCCGCCCCGGAGAAGCgctccttggaagcctattttgCCATCCAGCCCAGACCCTCCTCGGAGAAGATCGCAGCCATAGCGGAGAAACTGGACCTGAAAAAGAACGTGGTGCGGGTTTGGTTCTGCAACCAGAGACAGAAACAGAAACGCATGAAGTACTCCGCCGTGCATTGA